In Lepus europaeus isolate LE1 chromosome 19, mLepTim1.pri, whole genome shotgun sequence, the genomic window GCCGACCCCGGGAACTCACCACGCCAGCAGGGTCGCGCTCGCGGCTGCCACGGCCGCCACGGCCGCGAGCAGGCACAGGTTGCTCAGGGTCAGGGCCTCGGGGCTGGCCAGCAGCTCGCCCAGGCTGGGCGCCCAGGGCTCCAGCAGCTCGGCGTCCCGCGGGGCCCAGCGCAGCACCTCGCGGAACGTGACCTGCAGCTCGGTCTCGGCGCGCGGGGGCGGGCCGGTCACTGcgcggaggggtggggtggggtggtgcgcGCATCAGCGGGGGCCGAGCCCCGCGcgccgcccggccccggccccagcccgcaGCGCGCCCGCACCATTGAGGAAGAAGTAGAGCCGCGCCAGCAGGCGCTGGTCTTGCTTAATCACGCAGGAGAAGGTCCCGCTGTGCTTGGACTGCACCGGCCGGATCCGCGCCAGGTACCCGTGCGCCCCCGGCACGTCTCGGAAGTAGTTCACGTCCTGAGTGCGGAGCTGCGGGACCGTGGGGCGCCGGTCCTCGCCGGGTACAGACAGCTCCGCCCCCAGGGCGttgaccccgcccccagcccgaaGCAAAGCCCTTCCCCTCGCCCCATAAACCCTGCATCCCCCTGAGCTCTCACGAAGCCTGAATCCAAACCGAGCGCCCCGCAGGTCCATCACCTGCCGCGGCCAGACCTTcccgccgccggccccgccccgacTCACACCTTCCGCGAACTTCCAGGAGTAGGCGATCTCCTCCTGGGGCAGCTGATAGTTCACGACGCAAGGGAACATGGCCTGATCCCCGCGAGGCACCATCACGTCTCGAACTGAGGATCGGCCCCGGGTCAcgcccagaccccgcccccaggcccggACCCCGGCCCGGGCCACGCCCTCCTGGGGGCTCGCACCTGGGCAGTCCAGAGGGAGGTCGCAATCGCGCGAGTAGCACCCGCGGCAGCGGAAAAGCCGGGCGAAGTCCTGGAGGCCTGCAGAGCGGCCCCGCTGCGTGTCccctgcctggcctagcccgcGGCCCTGCGGTCACGTCGGCCAGGTAGCCGCTCCGCACTCCTGTCGGCTCGTGTCGGCCCTCGGGCCCGTCTCCCACGAGGTTTCGGTGCGCTTTCTCCCCGGGGCCCTGAAGCCCACCCGCGCTCTCCCACCTGCTGTCCCAGGTTCCGGCCCCCAACCGCCTCCCTTCCTTGCAATCCCGGGCTTGGGAGTCCATCCTTACCGCACGGAGGGatgcaggcctgggctgggggaggggagggagagagggcacgCGTGACTCATCTGCGGGGCGCGACAGGGTCCCCACCTGAGCCCCGTGGAGGATGCAGGTGGGCCGGGTGCACCCCTCGCAGGGTCAGGCCCTCGGTAGCCCGGGGAGGAGGAGCTAGACCCTAGGCGGTCAAGGTACGGAAGGAGGAGTGCCCAGGTGCCAAGCGGTCGGCTAAAGGAGGCCCACGTGGTAAGGGGTGCGCAGACCCGGACCCCGACACCCAGGGCGAGGCCTGAGCGAGTTTGAGTCAGGAGGATCTCAAGTGGGGCTCCCGACGGCGGGGAACCCTTCACCGAAGGGGCAGGTGCGGCGCGGTCCACGCTCGCCCACCGAGGATCTCGGGTGGAATTGGAGGTGCGGGGAGCAGCCAtggggttttctgtgtgtgtgtgtgtgcgcacgcgcgcGTGTGGACAGAGGTGGCGTGCACCTTACCTTGTTTAAGCTGTAAAAtggcatttttcattttcctagCTGCACCAGCAAAGCCAATCCTGTAAGagcctggagggaggagggggccccTGCGGTCAGGGCTCAGCGACGGCATCCgtgcctggtccccagcccctctcctccgggattgtctcccccctcccaccacccTGTCTACCCTGAGGGCTGCCAAGCCCCCCAGTCTCCAGTCTCTGACACAAGGCCTTCTCAGCATctattggggtgggggggaccaggAGTCCCTCCCCAAGGCCCTGCAGCTCTACCTGTGTGTGACctagctcccccctcccccgcccggggGCTCCCTACTGCCCACCTTTTATTCCCCTTACTATACCAAGACCCACATTCCAGAGGGTCGGTGCACCTGCTGGCTTCTGGTTCTGCACATCTTTCCCCTTGCTCATCTTGAGGTCTGACACCTCAAGTCTCTCCCACCGCCACAGACATAACCGGGCCCCCTGCCTCTCTCACAGGCCTCCATCCTCTCACCCGTAGCTCCCGCCAGTCCATAACTGCATGTATCTATACACGCGGTAACCGCCCGGGTCTGTGTCTTGAGTGTGTCCTTTGCTCAGGGCTATCGGCCTCAGAATCCAGGAGGTGGCCCTGAGGCTTCTTAAAAATCACTCAGCggagccggcaccacggctcacttggttaatcctctacctgcagcaccagcaacccacacCCCACATCGGAGTCCTGCACTTCAGACCCACTTCTGGGCCGCAGGTGCAGGCCCTGGCAGCAGCAGCTATGGCTTGAGAGACTgggagtctctttctctctctgccagtttaaaaaaaaaaaaatgaaattcagcccCCGGATGTGTTGTATTTGGCCTGGAAAGTCCGATGAACTTGTTGCCAACATTTAACATTTGGGAAACTCACAGAAAATGTTTggtatctcttaaaaaaaaaaaaaaattggaagagcTGTCACATTAGCACGAGGCAGTAATTAGCTGGGGCTTAGTAACAGCCACGCCCTTTAAATAGGACCAGCTCCCATCAtctggctgcagcccccagcccctccacaatCCCACATTCTCCATCACTGCCGTCCCAGCCGTGACCATCGTAATGGCCTCCCCCCAATCAtgcgcacgcgcgcgcgcgcacacacgtaCATGCCCAGCCCCCGTCCTCAGCATGTGTGTATTAGGGGGTCTTGATAGAGGTGGTTGGGTTAACACGAGGCCATGGGGATGGGCGCTCACGCAGGATGGCCGAGCACCCAAGTGGGACGCGCCAAGGGAAGAGCAGGGAGGAGCCAGCCCCGCAGCCCCAGGAGGAAgcgcccctgcaggcactgctcCTTGCCCTGTGAAACATTGAGTTCTGTCTGTAGGCCACCTCACCGAAGCTACTTTGCATCAGCAACCTTAGCAAACTAACAGGCAGGAATTGTCCGTGGCCTCCAAATACCCctctttcacttaaaaaaaaaaaagaaaaaaaagcccccaccccaaccccactcAAAAGACTTCAACTCCTGGGGTTCCCTTGGTGCTAGTTGTGGGCATGTGACCAAGTTGTAGCTAATGAGACGTAAGTGGGAGCGTCATCGGTGAGTCCCAAGCAGCAACATAAAAAGGGAGGTGATGCCATCCTATtcttcccttcccccttctcGAATATGCAGCCTGAAACTTGGGTCTGATGGCTGGAGCTCCAGCAGCCACCCAGGACCGTGAGTGAGGACACAGGTTGGTCCCTGGGACGGTAAAGCAGCAAACAGGCAGGAGCTCAGGttgcccaggaagctggagttgctGCGTTAGCCGTAAGCATCTACATATTTTACATGGAGAAGTTTCCTGACGCCACT contains:
- the SPACA6 gene encoding sperm acrosome membrane-associated protein 6, with product MAARVLAALLALGVPAGACLLCFTTYSQRLRLCHMFAGRPGPEIDKCEAAFTAAFKTLSDVEISEDCPGGGRGRPGPPGGAWGRTEAGRWSPCPPRPPPDYDEKSHLHDTFTQMTHSLQELAAARGSYRIGFAGAARKMKNAILQLKQAQACIPPCGLQDFARLFRCRGCYSRDCDLPLDCPVRDVMVPRGDQAMFPCVVNYQLPQEEIAYSWKFAEGLRTQDVNYFRDVPGAHGYLARIRPVQSKHSGTFSCVIKQDQRLLARLYFFLNVTGPPPRAETELQVTFREVLRWAPRDAELLEPWAPSLGELLASPEALTLSNLCLLAAVAAVAAASATLLAWVFIRWYLSGS